A region from the Actinoplanes sp. OR16 genome encodes:
- a CDS encoding Fur family transcriptional regulator: MTDLEAQLRAVSLRVTRPRLAVLAALRDHPHVDTDSVIALVRADLPTVSHQAVYDVLRALTDSGLVRRIQPAGATARYETRVGDNHHHVVCRSCGTIADVDCAVGPAPCLTASDDHGFVVDEAEVVYWGLCPDCLTSTPE; the protein is encoded by the coding sequence ATGACCGACCTCGAGGCCCAGCTTCGGGCGGTCTCGCTGCGCGTCACACGGCCCCGGCTGGCGGTGCTCGCCGCGCTTCGGGACCACCCTCACGTCGACACCGACAGCGTGATCGCGCTCGTTCGGGCGGACCTGCCCACCGTCTCTCACCAGGCGGTTTACGATGTGCTACGTGCGCTCACCGACTCGGGTCTGGTGCGCCGTATCCAACCTGCCGGTGCGACCGCCCGCTACGAAACGCGGGTCGGTGACAACCACCATCACGTCGTCTGCCGCTCCTGCGGCACGATCGCCGACGTCGACTGTGCGGTCGGTCCCGCCCCTTGTCTCACCGCCTCCGACGACCACGGGTTCGTGGTCGACGAGGCGGAGGTCGTCTATTGGGGTCTCTGCCCCGACTGTCTGACCAGCACTCCCGAGTGA
- a CDS encoding metal ABC transporter substrate-binding protein: MRTVKRMYWIAGIAAATTVMAGCGASGGQSEAAPVPEKAKLAVVATTPEVADFVRNIGGADVDVTQIIKPNVDPHDYEPTPADLQAISKAKIVVKNGVGLEEWLDRTIDSAGFAGTVVDSSAGVTLREGGHDHEGEEEGHEHDPHIWHDPRNAKIMVANIEKGLAAADPAKAAAFTTNLTRYQAELDKLDTDNATAWSTVQNKKIVTNHDAFGYYIARYDLAFVGSVIPSLDTSAELSAKQLSDLVSKIKSTGTTAIFAESSLPPKTAEAIAQQAGVKVVAGEDALFGDSLGPDGSYLEAERHNTRILTEALAN; the protein is encoded by the coding sequence GTGAGAACCGTGAAGCGCATGTACTGGATCGCGGGCATCGCCGCGGCCACCACCGTGATGGCGGGCTGCGGGGCGTCGGGCGGTCAGAGCGAGGCGGCCCCCGTGCCGGAGAAGGCGAAGCTCGCCGTTGTGGCGACCACGCCCGAGGTGGCTGATTTCGTGCGCAACATCGGGGGCGCGGATGTGGACGTCACGCAGATCATCAAGCCGAATGTGGACCCGCACGACTACGAGCCGACGCCCGCCGACCTGCAGGCGATCAGCAAGGCGAAGATCGTCGTGAAGAACGGCGTCGGCCTGGAGGAGTGGCTGGACCGCACGATCGACTCGGCCGGCTTCGCGGGAACCGTCGTCGACTCCAGTGCCGGTGTGACGTTGCGGGAGGGCGGCCACGACCACGAGGGCGAGGAGGAGGGGCACGAACACGACCCGCACATCTGGCACGACCCCCGCAACGCCAAGATCATGGTGGCGAACATCGAGAAGGGCCTGGCCGCGGCGGACCCGGCGAAGGCGGCGGCTTTCACCACCAATCTGACGAGATATCAGGCGGAGCTGGACAAGCTCGACACCGACAACGCCACCGCCTGGTCCACCGTCCAGAACAAGAAGATCGTCACCAACCACGACGCCTTCGGCTACTACATCGCCCGCTACGACCTCGCATTCGTCGGCTCGGTCATCCCCAGTCTGGACACCTCCGCCGAGCTCTCCGCGAAGCAGCTCAGCGACCTGGTCTCCAAGATCAAGAGCACCGGCACCACGGCGATCTTCGCGGAGAGCTCGCTGCCGCCGAAGACCGCCGAGGCGATCGCGCAGCAGGCCGGCGTGAAGGTCGTCGCCGGTGAGGACGCCCTGTTCGGCGACAGCCTGGGGCCGGACGGCTCCTACCTGGAGGCCGAGCGCCACAACACCCGGATCCTCACAGAGGCCCTGGCAAACTGA
- a CDS encoding metal ABC transporter ATP-binding protein, giving the protein MELRYENVAVGYQGRSVISEIDLKVTQGQRLLLVGPNGAGKSTLIKSMIGAAEIQSGTAIKPERSDIGYVPQAGSLDADFPVSAGQVVMMGRYRRLGWWRPAGRADRTAVRAALAKVGLEDKAGHRFGTLSGGQRQRVLLARAIVAEPGLLLLDEPFNGVDAVSQDAIVTVLRELSAAGAAMIISTHDLGLARDLADLVCLLNGRQWAVGTPGETLTVGSLRLAYGGSAVFSPNDRTVLVEQ; this is encoded by the coding sequence ATGGAACTGCGGTACGAGAACGTCGCCGTCGGATATCAGGGCAGATCGGTCATCAGCGAGATCGACCTGAAGGTGACGCAGGGACAACGACTACTCCTCGTAGGGCCCAACGGCGCCGGGAAGTCCACCCTGATCAAGTCCATGATCGGAGCCGCCGAAATACAGTCGGGAACGGCGATCAAGCCCGAGCGGAGCGACATCGGATACGTACCGCAGGCCGGCAGCCTCGACGCCGACTTCCCGGTCAGCGCCGGCCAGGTGGTCATGATGGGCCGTTACCGCCGCCTCGGCTGGTGGCGGCCCGCCGGGAGAGCCGACCGGACGGCGGTCCGTGCGGCATTGGCGAAGGTAGGACTCGAGGACAAGGCCGGGCACCGCTTCGGCACCCTCTCCGGCGGTCAGCGTCAGCGCGTGCTGCTGGCCCGCGCGATCGTCGCCGAGCCGGGTCTGCTGCTGCTCGACGAGCCGTTCAACGGGGTCGACGCGGTCAGTCAGGACGCGATCGTGACGGTCCTGCGGGAGCTGTCGGCCGCCGGCGCCGCGATGATCATCAGCACTCATGACCTCGGCCTGGCGCGTGACCTCGCCGACCTCGTCTGCCTCCTCAACGGACGGCAGTGGGCGGTGGGCACGCCGGGCGAGACGCTCACGGTCGGTTCACTGCGGCTTGCGTACGGCGGAAGCGCCGTGTTCTCACCTAACGACCGGACAGTGCTGGTCGAGCAGTGA
- a CDS encoding metal ABC transporter permease: protein MIEPFTVPFMGRALTEIALLALICGPISVLVFVRRLSFVSDALTHTVFPGVVIGFAAAGIEGVFLGALVVGVLTALVLTLLTRGARLTDDAATAVLLTAMFSIGVVLVSRRTSYTSDLTSFLFGRLLTVTPQQITETAVLAVVILGGLLVTFRALLFRAFDPAGAAAAGFRIGRLDLWVNVLLALVVVAAVRAVGTILVVALLIVPAAAARMVSDRLPTMAAAGGVLVLAAGYFGLLLSWTASLRYGIALTSASAVVLLLVLFYLLLIPVRALRRTA, encoded by the coding sequence GTGATCGAGCCGTTCACCGTCCCGTTCATGGGCCGGGCCCTCACCGAGATCGCGTTGCTCGCGCTGATCTGCGGCCCGATCAGCGTCCTGGTGTTCGTGCGCCGCCTGTCGTTCGTCTCGGACGCGCTGACGCACACCGTGTTCCCCGGAGTCGTGATCGGCTTCGCCGCCGCGGGCATCGAAGGCGTGTTCCTCGGCGCCCTGGTCGTGGGCGTGCTGACCGCGCTGGTCCTCACCCTGCTGACGCGCGGGGCCCGGCTCACCGACGACGCGGCGACGGCGGTCCTGCTCACCGCGATGTTCTCGATCGGTGTAGTTCTCGTGTCACGGCGTACCTCGTACACCTCGGATCTGACGTCCTTTCTCTTCGGACGCCTGCTGACCGTGACACCGCAGCAGATCACCGAGACGGCGGTGCTCGCGGTGGTGATCCTGGGCGGGCTGCTGGTGACGTTCCGTGCGCTGCTGTTCCGGGCGTTCGACCCGGCCGGCGCGGCGGCCGCGGGTTTCCGGATCGGCCGGCTCGACCTGTGGGTGAACGTGCTGCTCGCGCTCGTCGTGGTCGCCGCGGTCCGGGCGGTCGGGACGATCCTGGTGGTGGCGCTGCTGATCGTTCCCGCGGCGGCGGCGCGGATGGTGTCCGACCGGCTCCCGACGATGGCCGCCGCCGGGGGAGTGCTGGTGCTCGCGGCCGGCTACTTCGGGCTGCTGCTGTCCTGGACGGCTTCGCTGCGATACGGGATCGCGCTCACCTCGGCGTCGGCGGTCGTACTGCTGCTGGTGCTCTTCTATCTGCTGCTCATCCCGGTCCGCGCGCTGAGGAGGACGGCATGA
- a CDS encoding metal ABC transporter permease yields MIERAVLEVLLVGALAGLIGVHVVMRRLSFFTMALTHATFPGVVAASIIGVNLLLGGVVTGAVIALGVAALSRRRGQDAAAATGVLLSGGFALGAALVATQSGFSRDLSSFLVGSILTVSSQDLLITAVALAVVAATLLVCSRPLLYAGFDPAGARAAGLAVGAWDVVLLLTIQVVVVTLVPAIGTILALSLIVAPAAAARLWSDRLRVITAGAVGLAMASGLLGLWISARWNVAAGASISLTATAALLLSWALRRAVAGITREVAAA; encoded by the coding sequence ATGATCGAACGTGCCGTGCTCGAAGTGCTGCTCGTCGGCGCCCTGGCCGGCCTGATCGGCGTGCACGTGGTGATGCGCCGCCTCTCGTTCTTCACGATGGCCCTGACCCACGCGACGTTCCCCGGCGTGGTGGCCGCCTCGATCATCGGGGTGAATCTGCTGCTCGGGGGAGTGGTGACCGGCGCCGTGATCGCTCTCGGCGTGGCCGCGCTGTCCCGTCGCCGCGGTCAGGACGCCGCGGCGGCCACCGGCGTGCTGCTCTCCGGGGGATTCGCGCTCGGCGCCGCGCTGGTGGCGACGCAGAGCGGCTTCAGCCGGGACCTGTCCTCGTTCCTGGTCGGCTCGATCCTCACGGTGAGCTCCCAGGACCTGCTGATCACGGCGGTGGCCCTGGCCGTCGTGGCGGCGACGCTGCTGGTCTGCTCCCGGCCGCTGCTCTACGCCGGGTTCGACCCGGCCGGCGCCCGGGCGGCGGGCCTCGCGGTCGGCGCCTGGGACGTCGTCCTGCTGCTCACGATCCAGGTGGTCGTGGTGACGCTGGTGCCGGCGATCGGCACGATCCTCGCCCTGTCCCTGATCGTCGCCCCGGCGGCGGCCGCCCGGCTGTGGTCCGACCGGCTGCGGGTGATCACCGCCGGGGCCGTCGGCCTGGCGATGGCGAGCGGCCTGCTGGGACTGTGGATCTCCGCCCGGTGGAACGTGGCCGCCGGTGCGAGCATCTCGCTGACCGCGACAGCGGCCCTGCTGCTCTCCTGGGCTCTGCGCAGAGCGGTCGCCGGGATCACCCGTGAGGTGGCGGCGGCATGA
- a CDS encoding helix-turn-helix transcriptional regulator has product MIDPAELRRVVEMLRGMAYEHRLHILVVLEAGEATPARIGEAVPAHPTAIAHHLRHLAHAGLIRRRRQGRHVLYSLAGDEVVTVLDAVLRGSGR; this is encoded by the coding sequence ATGATCGATCCTGCTGAACTGCGGCGCGTCGTGGAGATGCTGCGCGGTATGGCCTACGAGCACCGGCTGCACATCCTCGTCGTGCTCGAGGCGGGCGAGGCCACCCCGGCCCGGATCGGCGAGGCGGTGCCGGCCCACCCGACGGCCATCGCCCACCACCTGCGGCACCTGGCGCACGCGGGCCTCATCCGCCGCCGTCGCCAGGGCCGCCACGTCCTCTACTCACTCGCGGGCGACGAGGTCGTCACCGTGCTCGACGCGGTGCTGCGCGGTTCCGGCCGCTGA
- a CDS encoding NAD(P)/FAD-dependent oxidoreductase, with translation MEHLDVLIIGAGISGIGAGRYLKTELPAKSFAILEARGASGGTWDLFRYPGIRSDSDLHTFGYEFKPWRDEESIADAPRILAYLRETITENGLDQHIRYHHEVAHAAWSSADARWTVTLADGRTLSCDWLFSAGGYYRYDEGFTPAFHHRESFRGTIIHPQHWPEDLDYAGKRVLVIGSGATAVTLVPAMAPTAAHVTMLQRTPTYILPVPKKDKLANAFKKHLGEVRGYAWTRRKNIAQQRMIWSFAQRFPKAARRVIRWVNTRQLPPGYPVDEHFNPPYDPWDQRLCAVPDGDLFRAIRHGSASVVTGRIARFTPEGVLLESGRSLEADIIVTATGLNVQAFGGVPMTVDGRPVHLPDTVAYKGMMLSGVPNLAFAIGYTNSSWTLKIGLLCEHFCRILEHMDLHGYAECRPVLNDPSMPTRPFLDFGAGYIRRAVGQLPRQGDRMPWLTSMDYQSDVRLLRADDVTDPELHFSAAGTAQHRVEHGDDLVARE, from the coding sequence ATGGAGCATCTGGACGTTCTGATCATCGGGGCAGGCATCTCCGGCATCGGCGCGGGGCGCTACCTGAAGACCGAGCTGCCCGCCAAGAGCTTCGCGATCCTGGAGGCCCGGGGCGCGTCCGGCGGCACCTGGGATCTCTTCCGTTATCCGGGCATCCGGTCCGACTCCGACCTGCACACGTTCGGCTACGAGTTCAAGCCGTGGCGCGACGAGGAGTCGATCGCCGACGCGCCGCGGATCCTCGCCTACCTGCGCGAGACGATCACCGAGAACGGCCTGGACCAGCACATCCGCTATCACCATGAGGTGGCGCATGCCGCGTGGTCCTCCGCCGACGCCCGCTGGACGGTCACCCTCGCCGACGGAAGGACGCTGAGCTGCGACTGGCTGTTCAGCGCCGGCGGCTACTACCGCTACGACGAGGGCTTCACCCCCGCCTTCCACCATCGCGAGAGCTTCCGCGGCACGATCATTCACCCCCAGCACTGGCCGGAAGACCTCGACTACGCCGGCAAGCGCGTCCTCGTCATCGGCAGCGGCGCGACCGCCGTCACCCTGGTCCCGGCCATGGCGCCGACCGCCGCCCACGTGACGATGCTGCAGCGCACGCCCACCTACATCCTCCCGGTGCCGAAGAAGGACAAGCTCGCCAACGCCTTCAAGAAGCACCTGGGAGAGGTACGGGGATACGCCTGGACCAGGCGCAAGAACATCGCCCAGCAGAGGATGATCTGGTCGTTCGCCCAGCGGTTCCCGAAGGCCGCCCGCCGGGTGATCCGCTGGGTGAACACCCGGCAGCTGCCGCCCGGTTATCCGGTCGACGAGCACTTCAACCCGCCGTACGACCCGTGGGACCAGCGGCTCTGCGCGGTCCCGGACGGCGACCTGTTCCGGGCCATCCGGCACGGCTCGGCGTCGGTGGTCACCGGTCGGATCGCCCGGTTCACCCCGGAGGGCGTGCTGCTGGAGTCCGGCCGCTCGCTGGAGGCCGACATCATCGTGACCGCGACCGGCCTCAACGTGCAGGCGTTCGGCGGCGTCCCGATGACCGTCGACGGCCGGCCGGTGCACCTCCCGGACACCGTCGCCTACAAGGGCATGATGCTCTCCGGCGTGCCCAACCTCGCCTTCGCCATCGGCTACACCAACTCCTCCTGGACGCTCAAGATCGGCCTGCTCTGTGAGCACTTCTGCCGGATCCTCGAACACATGGACCTTCATGGGTACGCCGAATGCCGGCCCGTGCTGAACGACCCTTCCATGCCGACCCGCCCCTTCCTCGATTTCGGCGCGGGGTACATCAGGCGAGCGGTCGGCCAGCTGCCTCGCCAGGGCGACCGGATGCCGTGGCTGACCTCGATGGACTATCAGTCCGACGTGAGACTGCTGCGCGCCGACGACGTGACCGACCCGGAGCTGCACTTCTCAGCGGCCGGAACCGCGCAGCACCGCGTCGAGCACGGTGACGACCTCGTCGCCCGCGAGTGA
- a CDS encoding CdaR family transcriptional regulator — translation MVQNAAWPSIPPRIADLFRQGAEAALDPPADWIEGLHAASLSGERMRPVAEDPVLVAGVRRSNVANLGQWTAANVRHPGVRVPVDLAPELLDTARDLVRRGLDQRALDSYRTGQSVAWRRWMDICFGLGASPDELRALLDISSLSISTFVEDTIAAVSERMERERAELTRGAHAERRATVTLILEGAPISRARAEAQLGYRLTGPHTAAIIWSSDASGQLEAASEALVRAGTAASRLTIVAGAAVLWLWLPVAVAPDPRDLDLPPGVRIAIGRPAADLDGFRRSHLDAVATQRMLTRLTSPQQVARYTDVQLVALLTADPAQADEFLDDTLGDLLHADAETRETVAVYVREQCSATRTAEKLFTHRNTVVRRLARADTLLPRPLAGTTLSVAAALEVLRWRG, via the coding sequence ATGGTGCAGAACGCTGCATGGCCGTCGATCCCGCCCCGCATCGCCGACCTGTTCCGGCAAGGCGCCGAGGCGGCTCTCGACCCGCCCGCCGACTGGATCGAGGGGCTGCACGCGGCGTCGCTCAGCGGCGAGCGGATGCGCCCGGTCGCCGAGGATCCGGTGCTGGTCGCCGGCGTGCGGCGCAGCAACGTCGCCAATCTCGGTCAGTGGACCGCGGCGAACGTACGCCACCCCGGCGTGCGCGTGCCGGTCGACCTCGCGCCAGAACTCCTCGACACCGCCCGTGACCTGGTACGCCGTGGGCTGGATCAGCGAGCGCTGGACTCCTACCGGACCGGTCAGTCCGTCGCCTGGCGGCGCTGGATGGACATCTGTTTCGGTCTCGGCGCGTCCCCTGACGAGCTGCGGGCCCTGCTCGACATCTCGTCGCTGTCGATCTCCACGTTCGTCGAGGACACCATCGCCGCCGTCTCCGAGCGGATGGAGCGGGAACGGGCCGAGCTGACCCGCGGCGCCCACGCCGAGCGGCGGGCCACCGTCACGCTGATCCTCGAAGGGGCGCCGATCAGCCGGGCGCGGGCGGAGGCGCAGCTGGGATATCGGCTGACCGGCCCGCACACCGCCGCCATCATCTGGTCCTCCGACGCCTCCGGTCAGTTGGAGGCGGCTTCGGAGGCGCTGGTCCGGGCCGGTACGGCCGCGTCCCGCCTCACGATCGTCGCCGGTGCGGCCGTCCTCTGGCTGTGGCTGCCGGTCGCCGTCGCGCCGGATCCCCGGGATCTCGACCTCCCGCCCGGTGTGCGGATCGCGATCGGGCGGCCGGCCGCCGACCTCGACGGCTTCCGGCGCAGCCACCTCGACGCCGTCGCCACCCAGCGGATGCTGACCCGGCTCACCTCGCCGCAGCAGGTCGCCCGCTACACCGACGTGCAGCTCGTCGCGCTGCTCACCGCCGATCCGGCGCAGGCCGACGAGTTCCTCGACGACACCCTGGGCGACCTGCTGCACGCCGACGCCGAGACGCGGGAGACCGTTGCCGTGTACGTCCGGGAGCAGTGCAGCGCGACGCGTACGGCAGAAAAGCTCTTCACCCATCGCAACACGGTGGTCCGCCGCCTGGCACGCGCCGACACCCTCCTGCCGCGGCCGCTGGCCGGCACCACGCTCAGCGTCGCGGCCGCGCTCGAGGTCCTGCGGTGGCGAGGATGA
- a CDS encoding GTP-binding protein, producing the protein MNSNPITSTAPVSADQRPRVTVLSGFEPGTTQAAARALLIEDTQLVAVRHDLARLRDGRVRRVVESADRIIEEAEVPLEHGCVSCTLREDVLPTLVRIAREWPGSDILLVLPPVVEPEAVAGACAHTLVDGAPVTETIRFDSYVAVVDADRFLDDLASTDDLRDRDMHAAEDDHRAVAEVVVHQVEFSDTVLLWSRPGSDEADLQKLTTLVRRLAPWSAHVSTGTSPSLDCGNLAAALRRTGRHDPNRPGLLGLALEGRQIAVHDGETSVVFRSRRPFHPRRLHEALEGITEHALRGRGQLWIASQPDGVIAFEAAGGGVSLGSLGFWLAALPVERWTETSDERRIAADLAWDPYYGDRQTVLALIGFGLDAAHLTRLLASCLLTDDELADGFDAWHALDDPFAGCFPLREQDKR; encoded by the coding sequence GTGAACAGCAACCCGATCACCTCCACCGCTCCCGTCTCCGCAGATCAGCGGCCCCGAGTGACCGTTCTGTCCGGGTTCGAACCCGGCACCACGCAGGCGGCAGCCCGAGCCCTGCTGATCGAGGACACCCAGCTGGTGGCCGTCCGGCACGACCTCGCCCGGCTCCGCGACGGCCGGGTACGCCGCGTCGTCGAGTCGGCCGACCGGATCATCGAGGAGGCCGAGGTGCCGCTGGAGCACGGCTGCGTGTCCTGCACCCTGCGCGAGGACGTGCTGCCGACCCTGGTCCGGATCGCCCGCGAGTGGCCGGGCAGCGACATCCTGCTGGTCCTGCCGCCGGTCGTGGAGCCCGAAGCGGTCGCCGGCGCGTGCGCGCACACTCTCGTCGACGGCGCGCCGGTGACCGAGACGATCCGCTTCGACTCCTACGTGGCGGTGGTCGACGCCGATCGTTTCCTCGACGACCTGGCGAGCACCGACGACCTGCGCGACCGGGACATGCACGCCGCCGAGGACGATCACCGCGCGGTCGCCGAGGTGGTCGTGCACCAGGTCGAATTCAGCGACACGGTGCTGCTGTGGAGCCGTCCGGGTTCCGATGAGGCGGATCTTCAGAAGCTGACCACTCTGGTACGCCGCCTCGCGCCGTGGTCAGCCCACGTCTCCACCGGGACATCGCCGTCCCTGGACTGCGGGAACCTCGCCGCCGCTCTGCGCCGCACCGGACGCCACGATCCGAACCGCCCGGGTCTGCTCGGCCTGGCGCTGGAGGGCCGGCAGATCGCGGTGCACGACGGCGAGACCTCGGTGGTGTTCCGATCCCGCCGGCCGTTCCACCCGCGGCGGCTGCACGAGGCCCTCGAAGGCATCACCGAGCACGCGCTGCGAGGGCGAGGCCAGCTGTGGATCGCGAGCCAGCCGGACGGCGTGATCGCGTTCGAGGCCGCGGGCGGCGGGGTCAGTCTCGGGAGCCTGGGATTCTGGCTGGCCGCGCTGCCGGTGGAGCGCTGGACCGAGACGAGCGACGAGCGCCGGATCGCCGCCGACCTGGCGTGGGATCCGTACTACGGCGACCGGCAGACGGTCCTCGCGCTGATCGGTTTCGGACTGGACGCGGCCCACTTGACCAGGCTGCTCGCGAGTTGCCTGCTCACCGACGACGAGCTGGCGGACGGCTTCGACGCCTGGCACGCCCTCGACGACCCCTTCGCGGGATGTTTTCCGCTGCGCGAGCAGGACAAGCGGTGA
- the rpmG gene encoding 50S ribosomal protein L33, producing MAKSTDVRPVIKLRSTAGTGYTYVTRKNRRTHPDRLVLRKYDPVARRHVPFREDR from the coding sequence ATGGCTAAGTCCACCGACGTCCGCCCGGTCATCAAGCTTCGCAGCACGGCGGGAACCGGGTACACCTACGTCACCCGCAAGAACCGCCGCACCCACCCCGACCGCCTGGTCCTCCGCAAATACGACCCGGTGGCCCGCCGCCACGTCCCGTTCCGCGAGGACCGCTGA
- the rpsN gene encoding 30S ribosomal protein S14, with product MARRSLTEREKRRTDLVNRYAEQRAALKKTIAGPATDPAERESAVRRLSTLPRDSSPSRRRSRDQIDGRPRGVLSRFGLSRVRFRELAHRGELPGVRKASL from the coding sequence ATGGCCCGCCGAAGCCTCACCGAACGCGAGAAACGCCGCACCGACCTGGTGAACCGCTATGCGGAACAGCGAGCGGCCCTGAAGAAGACGATCGCCGGCCCGGCCACCGACCCGGCGGAGCGGGAGTCCGCCGTACGCCGCCTCTCCACCCTGCCCCGCGACTCCAGCCCGAGCCGCCGCCGCAGCCGGGACCAGATCGACGGCCGCCCCCGGGGTGTGCTGTCGCGTTTCGGCCTCTCCCGCGTGCGGTTCCGCGAACTGGCCCACCGCGGCGAACTCCCCGGAGTCCGCAAAGCCTCCCTCTGA
- a CDS encoding RNA polymerase sigma factor produces MNFRELTPSVIGILVRRGADFAAAEDAVQDALIEAVRVWPGEPPRDPKGWLVTVAWRRYLDATRADVARRRREDVVHEEPAPGPATAVDDTLQLYFLCAHPSLTPASAVALTLRAVGGLTTRQIADAYLVPEATMAQRISRAKRTVSGVRFDQPGDVATVLRVLYLVFNEGYSGDVDLAAEAIRLTRQLAFAIDHPEVAGLLALMLLHHARRDARTGPDGSLIPLAEQDRGRWDTTSIAEGVKILQAALARDRLGEFQAQAAIAALHADALTAEETDWVQIVEWYDELVALTGNPVVKLNRAVAVGEADGARAGLKALAELDPALPRYEAVSAYLHERDGDWGTAARLYAEAARKATNLAERDHLTRQAARLNSRMG; encoded by the coding sequence ATGAACTTCCGGGAACTCACCCCGAGCGTGATCGGGATCCTCGTCCGCCGCGGAGCCGACTTCGCGGCGGCCGAGGACGCGGTGCAGGACGCGCTCATCGAAGCGGTGCGGGTGTGGCCCGGTGAGCCACCCCGCGACCCGAAGGGGTGGCTCGTCACGGTGGCCTGGCGCCGGTACCTCGACGCGACCCGTGCCGACGTGGCCCGCCGCCGGCGCGAGGACGTCGTTCATGAGGAGCCGGCGCCCGGGCCGGCCACCGCGGTCGACGACACGCTGCAGCTGTACTTCCTGTGCGCGCACCCGTCGCTGACTCCGGCGTCGGCGGTCGCGCTGACACTGCGGGCCGTCGGCGGGCTGACCACCCGGCAGATCGCGGACGCCTACCTGGTGCCCGAGGCGACGATGGCGCAGCGCATCAGCCGGGCGAAGCGGACCGTGTCCGGCGTGCGGTTCGACCAGCCGGGCGATGTGGCGACGGTGCTGAGGGTGCTCTACCTGGTGTTCAACGAAGGGTATTCGGGCGACGTCGACCTGGCGGCCGAGGCGATCCGGCTCACGCGGCAACTGGCCTTCGCCATCGATCATCCGGAAGTCGCAGGGCTGCTGGCTCTGATGCTGCTGCACCACGCACGACGGGACGCGCGGACCGGTCCCGACGGGAGCCTGATCCCGTTGGCCGAGCAGGATCGCGGCAGGTGGGACACGACATCGATCGCTGAGGGGGTGAAAATTCTGCAGGCGGCGCTCGCCCGGGACAGGCTCGGGGAGTTCCAGGCGCAGGCTGCCATCGCGGCGCTTCATGCGGACGCGCTGACCGCGGAGGAGACGGATTGGGTGCAGATCGTGGAGTGGTACGACGAACTCGTCGCGCTCACCGGCAATCCGGTCGTCAAGCTCAATCGCGCCGTCGCCGTGGGTGAGGCCGACGGGGCGCGGGCAGGCTTGAAGGCCCTAGCGGAACTGGATCCGGCGCTGCCCCGGTATGAGGCGGTTTCGGCCTACTTGCATGAGCGTGATGGCGACTGGGGCACGGCGGCGCGGTTGTACGCGGAGGCGGCGCGGAAGGCCACGAACCTTGCGGAACGCGACCATCTGACGCGGCAGGCAGCACGGCTCAACTCACGGATGGGTTGA
- a CDS encoding YciI family protein: MPKYLLLKHYRGAPTPVNDVPMEKWTPEEITAHVQYMNDFAARLESSGEFVDGQALAPEGTWVQYGGEGRPPVTDGPFAETKDLIAGWMIIDVDSYERAIELAGELSAAPGKDGRPIHEWLEVRPFLTHSPTITE; the protein is encoded by the coding sequence ATGCCGAAGTACCTGCTGCTCAAGCACTACCGTGGCGCGCCGACTCCGGTCAACGACGTGCCGATGGAGAAGTGGACACCCGAGGAGATCACGGCACATGTGCAGTACATGAACGACTTCGCGGCTCGGCTGGAGTCGAGCGGGGAGTTCGTGGACGGCCAGGCGCTGGCGCCGGAGGGGACGTGGGTTCAGTACGGAGGAGAAGGACGGCCGCCCGTCACCGATGGGCCGTTCGCGGAGACCAAGGATCTGATCGCCGGGTGGATGATCATCGATGTGGACAGCTATGAGCGGGCGATCGAGCTGGCCGGCGAACTGTCCGCGGCGCCGGGCAAGGACGGCAGGCCGATTCACGAGTGGCTGGAGGTCCGGCCGTTCCTGACCCATTCGCCGACTATCACGGAATGA